From a region of the Chitinophaga caseinilytica genome:
- the paaN gene encoding phenylacetic acid degradation protein PaaN, producing MLIAKHQNIIDNAVKANHERTFYSQYPEHPKAYGEAAPTQGETAYKSLLNQPFSRLKQKVVENWYGEEVSPYTLEPLGISYPIISTEELVKAGKRAGARWAQLSVADRAGILTETLEKIQHHFFEIAHATMHTTGQSFMMSFQASGPHANDRALEAIAMGYQQLQHFPGEQTWEKPMGKISVKLQKTFRPVPKGLGLVIGCSTFPVWNSLPGIYADLITGNPVIVKPHAKAVLPIAIVVAAIQQVLEENGQDPYTCQLAADSTGHPITKALCEHPDVHLIDYTGGSAFGNYVESLVSQGKTVFTEKAGVNSVIIDSVQDIDAVMQNLAFSVSLYSGQMCTAPQNFFIPETGVKTPNGTLSFDEVAKKFTDAITALVNNPKMGAGTLGAVQNETTLQRAREAAKLGGKVLLEGAPVNSEEFAGARTWSPVVVEVSADDSAIFQQELFGPVVLLVKTKNTDDSIRLARQMASSHGAITCGAYATDEAVMDKIADAMNSVFTPVSFNFTGFIWVNQHAAFSDFHVTGGNPAGNASFTTPEFIDKRFVWVGNRTYVS from the coding sequence ATGCTGATCGCAAAACACCAAAACATCATCGACAATGCGGTAAAGGCCAACCACGAAAGAACCTTTTATTCGCAGTATCCCGAACACCCCAAGGCATACGGCGAAGCCGCTCCCACACAGGGAGAAACTGCCTACAAGAGCCTGCTGAACCAGCCCTTTTCCCGTTTGAAACAGAAGGTGGTGGAAAACTGGTATGGGGAGGAAGTATCTCCCTACACCCTGGAGCCCCTCGGCATTTCGTACCCCATCATTTCCACGGAAGAACTCGTTAAAGCCGGCAAAAGAGCCGGTGCACGCTGGGCCCAGCTGTCGGTCGCCGACCGCGCCGGCATCCTCACCGAAACCCTGGAAAAAATCCAGCACCATTTCTTCGAGATCGCACATGCCACCATGCACACCACCGGCCAGAGCTTCATGATGAGCTTCCAGGCCAGCGGGCCGCATGCGAACGACCGTGCCCTCGAAGCCATTGCCATGGGTTACCAGCAACTCCAGCATTTCCCCGGCGAGCAAACCTGGGAAAAACCCATGGGCAAGATCAGCGTGAAGCTCCAGAAAACCTTCCGCCCCGTGCCCAAAGGCCTGGGCCTGGTGATCGGGTGCTCCACTTTCCCCGTCTGGAACTCGCTCCCGGGCATTTATGCGGACCTCATCACCGGCAATCCCGTGATCGTGAAGCCCCACGCCAAAGCCGTGCTGCCCATCGCCATCGTGGTAGCCGCCATCCAACAGGTACTGGAAGAAAACGGGCAAGACCCGTACACCTGCCAGCTGGCCGCCGATTCCACCGGGCATCCCATCACCAAGGCGCTGTGCGAACATCCCGACGTTCACCTCATCGATTATACCGGCGGCAGTGCTTTCGGTAATTATGTGGAATCGCTCGTTTCGCAGGGGAAAACCGTTTTCACCGAAAAAGCCGGCGTCAATTCCGTGATCATCGACAGCGTGCAGGACATCGACGCCGTGATGCAGAACCTCGCTTTCTCCGTAAGTCTTTACAGTGGCCAGATGTGCACCGCACCGCAGAATTTCTTCATCCCCGAGACCGGCGTCAAAACGCCGAACGGCACGCTTTCGTTCGACGAAGTGGCGAAGAAATTTACCGATGCCATCACCGCCCTGGTGAATAATCCGAAAATGGGCGCCGGGACATTGGGCGCCGTCCAGAACGAAACCACCTTGCAGCGCGCGCGCGAAGCCGCCAAACTGGGCGGAAAAGTGTTGCTGGAAGGAGCGCCCGTCAACAGCGAAGAATTTGCCGGTGCGCGTACCTGGAGCCCTGTGGTAGTGGAAGTTTCGGCAGACGATTCCGCCATTTTCCAGCAGGAACTTTTCGGGCCGGTGGTACTGCTCGTCAAAACCAAAAATACCGACGACTCCATCCGCCTGGCCCGCCAGATGGCTTCCAGCCACGGCGCGATCACCTGCGGCGCTTATGCGACAGACGAGGCGGTGATGGACAAGATCGCCGACGCCATGAACAGCGTTTTCACCCCCGTTTCCTTCAACTTTACGGGATTCATCTGGGTGAACCAGCACGCCGCGTTCTCCGACTTCCACGTTACCGGCGGCAATCCCGCAGGCAACGCCAGCTTCACGACGCCCGAGTTCATCGACAAACGCTTCGTGTGGGTGGGGAACAGAACTTATGTATCCTAA
- a CDS encoding tetratricopeptide repeat protein, with the protein MEWQKAAKKWTLVLTGVLSFQWALAQDNAELQQTARNFLRTGDYANAILVLNQAITTSPDDIQLKKDLAFAYYLRGDYQRAYTVVSPLVDKKDADIHLFQIAGNIYQGKQDWKGAEKVYQRGLRKFPQSGELHCDYGDLLQNMKNFDAALRYWVKGIEVDPNFPGNYYHAARSYMWTKEPIWAILYGETFINLESYTTRTAEIRDVVLECYKKLFDDPAIFNSVPGESAKGKKGEATNAFMDAFKGVMAKNVSVIATGIEPQSLIMLRTRFLLDWYKFYGVKYPYALFDFQRKLLRDGMFESYNYWLFGPAANQAEYKSWTALHKSDYDNFTAWQRNHPLKLRDDEFYNTGKIATIK; encoded by the coding sequence ATGGAATGGCAAAAGGCTGCTAAAAAATGGACACTTGTGCTGACGGGCGTACTTTCCTTCCAATGGGCGCTTGCTCAGGATAATGCCGAGTTGCAACAGACCGCACGGAACTTCCTGCGGACGGGGGATTACGCGAACGCCATCCTGGTGCTCAACCAGGCGATCACCACGTCTCCGGACGACATCCAGCTGAAAAAAGACCTGGCTTTCGCCTATTATCTCCGGGGCGACTACCAGCGCGCCTACACCGTGGTTTCTCCCCTCGTTGACAAAAAAGACGCAGATATCCACCTTTTCCAGATCGCCGGTAACATTTACCAGGGCAAACAGGACTGGAAAGGTGCTGAAAAAGTATACCAGCGCGGGTTGCGCAAGTTCCCCCAAAGCGGCGAGCTTCATTGTGACTATGGCGACCTCCTGCAAAACATGAAGAATTTCGACGCCGCCCTCCGCTATTGGGTGAAAGGCATCGAGGTAGACCCCAACTTCCCGGGGAACTACTATCACGCCGCCCGCAGCTACATGTGGACCAAGGAACCCATCTGGGCCATCCTCTACGGCGAAACCTTCATCAATCTCGAAAGCTACACCACCCGCACCGCCGAAATCCGCGATGTGGTGCTGGAATGTTATAAAAAACTGTTCGACGATCCGGCTATCTTCAACAGCGTGCCCGGAGAATCGGCCAAAGGCAAAAAAGGCGAAGCCACCAACGCTTTCATGGATGCGTTCAAAGGCGTGATGGCCAAAAACGTGAGCGTGATCGCCACCGGCATCGAACCACAGTCGCTCATTATGCTGCGCACGCGCTTTTTGCTCGACTGGTATAAATTCTACGGCGTGAAATACCCGTATGCGCTCTTCGATTTCCAGCGGAAGCTGCTGCGCGACGGCATGTTCGAGTCTTATAATTACTGGCTGTTCGGCCCCGCCGCCAACCAGGCGGAGTACAAATCCTGGACGGCGCTGCACAAGTCGGATTACGACAATTTTACGGCCTGGCAACGCAACCACCCGCTGAAACTCCGGGACGACGAGTTTTACAACACCGGCAAGATCGCTACCATCAAGTAG
- a CDS encoding DUF1015 domain-containing protein, with translation MAIIKPFRALRPQPALAKEVAARPYDVLNSKEAAEEAAGNPHSFYHVSKSEIDLPEGTDIHSAPVYAKAAENLQKMQAEGTLFAENTPAYYIYKLVMDGRAQTGLVCASSIDDYNKGIIKKHEFTRPEKEQDRINHITATKAQSGNVFLAYNDVPELNALISHWQEHNAPVYDFVAEDGISHTIWVVAEPAAVEEITHRFATQVPATYIADGHHRAASAALVQKASGTAVTADEPINFFLTTIFPASQLAILDYNRVVKDLNGHSKEDFISRLEYDFIVEPIGHHVQKPSMLHEFSMYLDHTWYRLVAREGTYTTDPIGVLDVTILQDNVLDKHLGIKDPRTDKRIDFVGGIRGLGELVKRVDSGEMAVAFALYPVTIQQLFDIADSGNVMPPKSTWFEPKLRDGLLTHTI, from the coding sequence ATGGCAATTATCAAACCGTTCCGTGCGCTGCGCCCGCAACCCGCGCTGGCCAAAGAAGTAGCCGCCAGGCCCTACGATGTGCTCAATTCCAAAGAAGCCGCCGAAGAAGCCGCCGGTAACCCGCATTCTTTCTATCACGTCAGCAAATCGGAAATCGATCTGCCCGAGGGAACGGACATCCATTCCGCCCCCGTGTATGCCAAAGCCGCCGAAAACCTGCAGAAAATGCAAGCCGAGGGCACCCTCTTCGCCGAAAACACCCCCGCCTACTACATCTACAAACTCGTCATGGACGGTCGCGCCCAGACAGGGCTCGTTTGCGCCTCCTCCATCGACGACTATAATAAAGGCATCATCAAAAAACACGAGTTCACCCGCCCGGAAAAGGAGCAGGACCGCATCAACCACATCACCGCCACCAAGGCCCAGAGCGGCAATGTGTTCCTCGCCTATAACGACGTGCCCGAGCTGAACGCCCTCATTTCCCACTGGCAGGAACATAACGCGCCGGTGTACGACTTCGTGGCCGAAGACGGCATCTCCCACACCATCTGGGTGGTGGCCGAGCCCGCCGCCGTGGAAGAGATCACCCATCGCTTCGCCACCCAGGTGCCCGCCACCTATATTGCAGACGGCCACCATCGCGCCGCTTCCGCCGCCCTCGTCCAGAAAGCCAGCGGCACAGCCGTAACGGCCGATGAGCCCATCAACTTCTTCCTCACCACCATCTTCCCCGCCAGCCAACTCGCCATTCTCGACTATAACCGCGTCGTGAAAGACCTGAACGGCCACAGCAAGGAAGATTTCATTTCCCGGCTGGAATACGATTTTATCGTGGAGCCCATCGGCCACCACGTGCAAAAACCCTCGATGCTGCATGAATTCTCCATGTACCTCGACCACACCTGGTACCGCCTCGTGGCCCGCGAAGGCACCTACACCACCGACCCCATCGGCGTGCTGGACGTGACCATCCTGCAGGATAATGTGCTCGACAAACATCTTGGTATCAAAGATCCCCGGACAGACAAGCGTATCGACTTCGTAGGCGGCATCCGCGGTCTCGGGGAACTGGTGAAACGGGTAGACAGCGGGGAAATGGCCGTGGCCTTTGCCCTGTACCCCGTTACCATCCAGCAATTGTTCGACATTGCCGACAGCGGGAACGTAATGCCCCCCAAATCCACCTGGTTCGAGCCCAAGCTGCGCGACGGGCTGCTGACCCATACGATCTGA
- the serC gene encoding 3-phosphoserine/phosphohydroxythreonine transaminase: MEQENVYNLDRNMKVHNFNAGPSVLPNEVLYKASKALIDFEGSGMSILEIGHRTEPFMAVMEEARNLTRELMGLDDDFEVLFLQGGATMQFMQVPMNLLDSGETASYIDTGVWSNKAIKEAKLFGYVDVAASSKEANYNHIPKQYTVAPQSKYLHITTNNTIYGTQWHSIPETEVPIVADMSSDILSRQMDFNRFALIYAGVQKNMGAAGATMVAIRKSMLGKVSRQIPSILNYKNHIENGSMLNTPPVFAVYISMLTLRWLKGQGGVAAIEQINDKKAALLYDEIDHNPLFRGNVVKEDRSKMNVTFTIDKPELEEEFLKFCKKEDIVGIKGHRLSGGFRASLYNALPLESVEVMVEAMKFFSMKKA, translated from the coding sequence GTGGAACAAGAAAACGTATACAATTTAGACCGCAACATGAAGGTGCACAACTTTAATGCAGGTCCTTCTGTATTGCCCAACGAGGTGCTGTACAAAGCCAGCAAGGCGCTGATCGATTTTGAGGGATCAGGTATGTCCATCCTGGAGATCGGGCACAGAACGGAACCTTTTATGGCAGTAATGGAAGAGGCCCGCAACCTTACCCGCGAGCTCATGGGGCTCGACGACGATTTCGAAGTGCTTTTCCTCCAGGGCGGGGCCACCATGCAGTTTATGCAGGTGCCCATGAACCTGTTGGACAGCGGCGAAACCGCCTCCTATATCGATACCGGCGTATGGTCCAACAAGGCCATCAAGGAAGCGAAACTTTTCGGTTATGTAGACGTGGCCGCCAGCTCGAAAGAGGCGAACTACAATCATATTCCCAAACAATACACGGTAGCTCCCCAGTCCAAATATCTCCATATCACCACCAACAACACCATTTACGGGACACAATGGCATTCCATTCCCGAAACGGAAGTTCCCATCGTGGCCGATATGAGCTCCGACATCCTGAGCCGCCAGATGGATTTCAACCGCTTTGCCCTCATCTACGCCGGCGTTCAGAAGAACATGGGCGCAGCCGGCGCAACCATGGTCGCCATCCGCAAAAGCATGCTGGGCAAGGTGAGCCGCCAGATACCCTCCATCCTCAATTACAAGAACCACATCGAAAACGGTTCGATGCTCAATACACCGCCCGTTTTCGCCGTATACATCTCCATGCTCACCCTCCGCTGGCTCAAAGGCCAGGGCGGCGTAGCAGCCATCGAGCAGATCAACGACAAGAAAGCCGCCCTCCTCTACGACGAAATCGATCATAACCCGCTGTTCCGCGGCAACGTCGTAAAAGAAGACCGCAGCAAAATGAACGTGACCTTCACGATCGACAAGCCCGAACTGGAAGAGGAATTCCTCAAATTCTGCAAGAAAGAAGATATCGTAGGCATCAAAGGGCACCGCCTGTCCGGTGGTTTCCGCGCCTCCCTGTACAACGCCCTCCCGCTCGAAAGCGTGGAAGTAATGGTAGAAGCCATGAAATTCTTCTCCATGAAGAAAGCATAA
- a CDS encoding zinc dependent phospholipase C family protein: MMYAKVLCSVFLAGMGCLLPEGARGWGFFGHERINRLAVFSLPPQLLVFFKPHLSYLVKHATTPDKRRYLVADEGPRHYIDIDRYGEPPFPALPRGWREAVARYGADSLARHGVLPWHLERMQYRLTEAFRQGNGLQVLRTAAELGHYIGDAYVPLHASSNHNGQKSGQHGIHGLWESRIPELFADARFDYWTGAAVFIPDCRSFFWKAVLESAEASWQVLSIEKQLAREFPADRRYAWELRNGKLVRQYSTAYATAYQERLGDMVERRMRGAIAAVAACWYTAWADAGQPPLAHLAALTFPELEVMEDRRVDSIAAAGSIIGREH; encoded by the coding sequence ATGATGTACGCCAAAGTTTTATGTTCGGTCTTCCTTGCGGGGATGGGTTGCCTGCTGCCGGAGGGTGCGCGGGGCTGGGGGTTCTTCGGGCATGAGCGGATCAACCGGCTGGCGGTGTTTTCGTTGCCGCCGCAGCTGCTCGTCTTTTTCAAGCCCCATCTTTCCTATCTCGTGAAACACGCCACCACGCCCGATAAGCGGCGCTACCTCGTGGCGGATGAGGGCCCCAGGCATTACATCGACATCGACCGGTACGGCGAGCCTCCATTCCCTGCATTGCCCCGCGGCTGGCGGGAGGCGGTAGCGCGGTACGGGGCGGATTCGCTGGCCCGGCATGGTGTGCTGCCCTGGCACCTGGAGCGGATGCAATACCGGCTTACCGAAGCGTTCCGGCAGGGGAACGGGTTGCAGGTGCTGCGCACGGCCGCGGAACTGGGGCATTATATCGGGGACGCCTATGTGCCGCTGCACGCCAGCTCCAACCACAACGGGCAAAAGTCCGGCCAGCACGGCATTCACGGGCTGTGGGAGTCGCGCATTCCCGAGCTGTTCGCCGATGCGCGGTTCGATTACTGGACAGGCGCGGCGGTGTTCATCCCGGACTGCAGGTCTTTCTTCTGGAAAGCGGTGCTGGAAAGTGCGGAGGCTTCGTGGCAGGTGCTGTCGATAGAAAAGCAACTGGCGCGGGAGTTCCCGGCAGACAGGCGGTACGCCTGGGAGCTGCGGAACGGCAAGCTGGTGCGGCAGTACAGTACGGCATATGCAACTGCGTACCAGGAACGTTTGGGAGATATGGTGGAGCGCAGGATGCGGGGGGCCATCGCGGCGGTGGCAGCGTGCTGGTACACGGCCTGGGCCGATGCGGGACAGCCGCCACTGGCGCACCTGGCGGCGCTCACGTTCCCGGAGCTCGAAGTGATGGAAGACCGGCGGGTGGATAGTATAGCCGCCGCCGGGAGTATCATTGGCCGGGAACATTGA
- a CDS encoding DUF502 domain-containing protein — protein sequence MSPKLKFRVLLSRLLRYFFQGLLILAPIGITAFMLYWGFMTIDNLLPRDLIPEDHPMNFLKYKGVGFAIVLIVIVFVGYLSSSFIIGRLIDMFDHILERTPFIKYIYSSVKDVFDAFVGEKKKFDHPVLVNVYGEDVWEMGFITQEDVRALGLEGYMAVYVPHAYAITGKVFMVRKEKVRPLTNVSAGEAMKFAVSGVLRISRSCRLPR from the coding sequence ATGTCTCCAAAGTTGAAATTCCGGGTATTGCTGTCGCGTTTACTGCGCTATTTTTTCCAGGGGCTGCTGATCCTTGCGCCGATCGGGATCACGGCGTTCATGTTGTATTGGGGTTTCATGACCATCGATAACCTGTTGCCGCGCGACCTGATCCCGGAAGACCATCCGATGAATTTCCTCAAATACAAGGGGGTTGGATTTGCTATCGTATTGATCGTCATCGTTTTCGTGGGATATTTAAGTTCATCGTTCATCATCGGGCGGCTGATCGACATGTTCGATCATATCCTGGAGCGGACGCCTTTTATTAAATATATCTATTCGTCCGTGAAGGACGTTTTCGACGCGTTTGTGGGTGAAAAGAAGAAGTTCGACCATCCGGTGCTGGTGAATGTGTATGGGGAAGATGTGTGGGAGATGGGCTTCATCACGCAGGAAGATGTGCGGGCGCTGGGCCTCGAGGGGTATATGGCGGTGTACGTGCCGCATGCCTATGCGATCACCGGCAAGGTGTTCATGGTCCGGAAGGAGAAGGTGCGGCCGTTGACGAATGTTTCGGCGGGCGAGGCGATGAAATTCGCGGTTTCGGGGGTGTTACGCATATCGCGGAGCTGCCGTCTGCCCCGGTGA
- a CDS encoding TetR/AcrR family transcriptional regulator — MEEVQERILDTAFNMFRQYGTRSITMDDIANRMGISKKTLYAHFADKSDLVLNVMSRHLALIEEQCIASRNNSADAVGELFGVIKMLEEKFRNMNPVVMMDLQKFHSKAFQLFEQHKNVFMVRTIRENLERGIEEGLYRPDLDLDILSAFRAASSLFCFQPELFPMNGYDMTKVQRVLLEHFLYGVASLKGYQLIDQYRKKDNQ, encoded by the coding sequence ATGGAAGAAGTTCAAGAACGGATCCTGGACACGGCGTTCAACATGTTCCGGCAATACGGCACGCGTTCCATCACCATGGACGATATCGCCAACCGCATGGGCATTTCCAAAAAAACGCTGTATGCCCACTTCGCAGACAAGAGCGACCTGGTACTCAACGTCATGAGCCGCCACCTCGCCCTGATCGAGGAGCAGTGCATCGCGAGCCGGAACAATAGTGCTGATGCGGTCGGGGAGCTGTTCGGGGTCATCAAGATGCTGGAAGAGAAATTCCGGAACATGAACCCGGTAGTGATGATGGACCTGCAGAAATTCCATTCCAAGGCGTTCCAGTTATTTGAGCAGCATAAGAACGTGTTCATGGTGCGGACGATCCGGGAAAACCTGGAAAGAGGGATCGAAGAGGGATTGTACCGGCCCGACCTGGACCTGGACATTCTCAGCGCCTTCCGCGCGGCATCTTCCCTTTTCTGTTTCCAGCCGGAACTGTTCCCGATGAACGGGTACGATATGACGAAGGTGCAGCGCGTGCTGCTGGAACATTTCCTGTATGGCGTGGCCTCCCTCAAAGGCTATCAGTTGATCGATCAGTACAGAAAGAAAGATAACCAGTAA
- a CDS encoding TolC family protein — translation MHFKWKLVALAGTMLHAFTCAQAQQQPAITPETLRFSVQDAISYALSHQYDVRNAKLDELNQLAVNREVSGLALPQVSGTGLFQHNPVIQKQLVDISNFDPNAPKGTTVPIAFGLAYNVLGQVDVNQTLFDPSVLVALQARKTLEQLARKGVQYSEVEVKAAVYKAYFNVVAADKALTILDSNQVRLRNILAETREIYKEGLVEKLDVDRLVVQVNNLESQQTRLREIREVGIAALKFQIGMPIKQPLALTDTLGNNALKADIQEQTNFTYQDRIEYQLLETQRQANEYNLKRYRLSAWPSLYLFGQGGASRASGKFDYFSSQSWYGYVSYGLNLKVPIFTGFQRLRKVDQALIAVKKNEMDLEKLRGSIDLQQANSATSLRNNISTLDNEEENMQLAKEVFETTMIKYREGVGSSVELLNAESALLVAQNNYFTALFNVIVARVDYLKAYGKL, via the coding sequence ATGCACTTTAAATGGAAACTCGTTGCCCTGGCGGGCACGATGTTGCATGCCTTCACCTGCGCCCAGGCGCAACAGCAGCCGGCAATTACGCCGGAAACGCTGCGGTTCTCGGTGCAGGACGCCATATCTTATGCGCTCTCCCATCAGTACGACGTACGTAATGCAAAGCTGGACGAGCTCAACCAGCTCGCCGTTAACCGCGAAGTGAGCGGCCTCGCCCTGCCGCAGGTAAGCGGCACGGGGCTGTTCCAGCACAACCCGGTCATTCAGAAACAATTGGTCGACATCAGCAACTTCGACCCCAACGCGCCCAAAGGCACCACGGTGCCCATCGCGTTCGGACTGGCCTACAACGTATTGGGCCAGGTAGACGTGAACCAGACCCTCTTCGACCCCAGCGTGCTCGTTGCCCTGCAGGCGCGCAAAACCCTGGAACAGCTCGCCCGTAAGGGCGTGCAGTATTCCGAAGTGGAAGTGAAAGCAGCCGTTTACAAGGCTTATTTCAACGTGGTAGCGGCGGATAAGGCCCTCACCATCCTCGACTCCAACCAGGTGCGCCTCCGCAATATCCTCGCCGAAACGCGCGAGATATATAAGGAAGGCCTGGTGGAAAAACTGGATGTGGACAGGCTCGTAGTACAGGTCAACAACCTCGAATCGCAACAGACCCGCCTCCGCGAAATCCGGGAAGTAGGCATCGCCGCCCTGAAATTCCAGATCGGCATGCCCATCAAACAACCGCTTGCCCTCACCGATACGCTGGGGAACAACGCGCTCAAGGCCGACATCCAGGAACAAACGAATTTTACCTATCAGGACCGGATCGAGTACCAGCTCCTCGAAACCCAGCGCCAGGCCAACGAATATAACCTGAAGCGTTACCGGCTTTCCGCATGGCCTTCGCTGTACCTTTTCGGACAGGGCGGCGCTTCCCGCGCCAGCGGCAAGTTCGATTACTTCTCGTCCCAAAGCTGGTATGGCTACGTTTCCTACGGCCTCAACCTGAAAGTGCCCATTTTTACCGGCTTCCAGCGCCTCCGTAAAGTTGATCAGGCCCTGATCGCCGTGAAAAAGAACGAAATGGACCTCGAAAAGCTCCGCGGCTCCATCGATCTGCAACAGGCCAATTCCGCCACCAGCCTTCGCAACAATATTTCCACCCTCGATAATGAGGAAGAAAATATGCAACTGGCCAAAGAAGTCTTCGAAACCACGATGATCAAATACAGGGAAGGCGTAGGCTCCAGCGTGGAACTGCTGAACGCCGAATCCGCCCTGCTCGTGGCGCAGAACAACTATTTCACCGCGCTCTTCAACGTGATCGTTGCCCGCGTGGATTACCTTAAAGCGTACGGAAAACTGTAA
- a CDS encoding efflux RND transporter periplasmic adaptor subunit has product MNKRYFVLPLVALMAACGGGEEKKADKLVRLKTEKAKLDAEIKTLEKELKAGDSTTVKTKTVTIAQVETSTFEHFIDIQGDVDARENVAVSAQSPGIIKAILVREGQAVIKGQTLAQVDDQVMRASLAELQTQLDLATTLYNKQANLWRQKIGSEVQYLTAKSQKEALEKSMATMKDQINLTRIISPINGTVDQVIAKIGDAAAPGNPAFRVVNASNLRVLANVAEAFAGKVKTGDEVEVTFPDINYSFRTKIGFASRTIDPLSRTIRVEIPVSGNKDLHPNMLAQIRIVDYRAKDAVVVPVNVIQYSLGKPYVLTVKGSGDKLQAVRNYIEMGRTYDDKAEIKSGLEAGNKIITTGFQGLNDNDFIKL; this is encoded by the coding sequence ATGAATAAAAGATATTTCGTTCTCCCTCTAGTAGCCCTCATGGCAGCCTGCGGCGGCGGAGAAGAAAAGAAAGCCGATAAACTCGTGCGTCTCAAAACGGAGAAAGCCAAACTGGACGCCGAGATCAAAACCCTCGAAAAAGAACTCAAAGCCGGAGATTCCACCACCGTGAAAACGAAAACGGTCACCATCGCCCAGGTGGAAACCTCCACTTTCGAACACTTCATCGATATCCAGGGAGACGTGGACGCCCGTGAGAACGTAGCGGTGTCGGCACAGTCGCCCGGCATTATCAAAGCGATCCTCGTCCGCGAAGGTCAGGCCGTAATCAAAGGCCAGACGCTGGCGCAGGTAGACGACCAGGTGATGCGTGCAAGCCTCGCGGAACTGCAAACCCAGTTAGACCTGGCTACCACCCTTTACAACAAGCAGGCGAACCTCTGGCGCCAGAAGATCGGCTCCGAAGTACAATACCTGACCGCCAAATCGCAGAAAGAAGCCCTGGAAAAAAGCATGGCCACCATGAAAGACCAGATCAATCTCACCCGGATCATTTCCCCCATCAACGGTACGGTAGATCAGGTGATCGCCAAGATTGGCGATGCAGCAGCGCCCGGTAACCCTGCCTTCCGCGTGGTAAACGCATCCAACCTGCGCGTTTTAGCAAATGTAGCCGAAGCTTTCGCCGGAAAAGTGAAAACTGGCGATGAAGTGGAAGTGACCTTCCCCGATATCAACTATTCTTTCCGCACCAAAATCGGTTTTGCTTCACGCACCATCGACCCGCTCAGCCGTACGATCCGTGTGGAGATCCCGGTTTCAGGAAACAAAGACCTGCATCCCAACATGCTCGCACAGATCCGCATCGTGGACTATCGCGCCAAAGACGCCGTGGTAGTACCTGTGAACGTGATCCAATATTCGCTCGGCAAACCTTACGTACTGACCGTGAAAGGCTCGGGCGATAAGTTGCAGGCCGTTCGGAACTATATCGAAATGGGACGGACCTATGACGATAAGGCGGAAATCAAATCTGGGCTCGAAGCCGGGAACAAGATTATCACCACTGGTTTCCAGGGGCTGAACGACAACGACTTTATCAAGCTGTAA